One stretch of Chryseobacterium fluminis DNA includes these proteins:
- a CDS encoding SDR family oxidoreductase: MENIKGKVVAITGASSGMGKAIAIELAKNGAKIALGARRTIELQHIAAQIKSKGGEAIFVQTDVKNKADLIRLVNTAVERYGKLDVIVNNAGVSQLSRFDELDIDGWEEMIDINLKGVLYGMAAAIPVFKHQRSGHIVNIISTSGIKIVPMQSIYAGTKNAIRTIAEAFRQESDGNIRITGISPGFVKTDFADNIKNEEMKKAIQKGMEQIAIDPIAIANAVIYAVSQPNDVEIGDIVIRPSKQN; the protein is encoded by the coding sequence ATGGAAAATATTAAAGGAAAAGTTGTCGCCATTACAGGTGCAAGCAGCGGAATGGGGAAAGCCATCGCCATAGAATTAGCAAAGAATGGAGCCAAGATTGCCTTGGGTGCTAGACGGACAATCGAATTGCAACATATTGCTGCTCAAATAAAAAGCAAAGGTGGTGAAGCCATCTTTGTTCAAACTGACGTAAAAAATAAAGCCGATCTGATACGGCTAGTAAATACAGCAGTTGAAAGATATGGAAAATTAGATGTCATTGTGAACAACGCAGGCGTAAGCCAGTTAAGCCGTTTTGACGAATTGGATATTGACGGTTGGGAAGAAATGATAGACATTAATCTCAAAGGCGTTTTATACGGGATGGCGGCGGCAATTCCCGTTTTCAAACACCAACGATCGGGACATATCGTCAATATTATTTCAACTTCAGGAATAAAGATTGTCCCAATGCAGAGCATTTATGCAGGAACTAAAAATGCCATTCGTACGATTGCAGAAGCGTTTCGTCAGGAGTCAGACGGAAACATACGCATTACTGGGATTTCGCCCGGATTTGTGAAAACAGATTTTGCAGATAACATCAAAAACGAGGAAATGAAAAAAGCAATTCAGAAAGGAATGGAGCAAATTGCTATAGATCCCATCGCCATTGCCAACGCTGTCATTTATGCAGTAAGCCAGCCAAACGATGTTGAAATTGGTGACATTGTGATTCGTCCTTCAAAACAAAATTAA
- a CDS encoding gliding motility protein GldB-related protein: MGSKNEFIEWYENNMLQYKNKKINAKKLSRELKNIKYTMSKMTGYKPTGTWYIIYGAAWTDLGGLADGTMLIDLAHKNNFSIEQIAKFFPHELSHQVYFNQNRFNDITALKSIIDEGLAVYVNQVYWENKYSLAENLGYSENELKKCIENENLINEFFDINKFSTDKEIINQFRSRNFSILPEKLPGAIGYYIGYNIVKNYVRKNGKDSWKRIYTESPLSVYNASL, encoded by the coding sequence ATGGGAAGTAAGAATGAATTTATTGAATGGTACGAAAATAATATGCTTCAATACAAAAACAAGAAGATAAATGCTAAAAAATTAAGTCGAGAATTAAAAAATATTAAATACACTATGTCTAAAATGACAGGATATAAACCTACAGGAACCTGGTATATTATATATGGTGCAGCTTGGACAGATTTAGGAGGTCTCGCTGATGGAACCATGTTAATAGATTTAGCTCATAAAAACAATTTTTCAATAGAACAGATCGCTAAATTTTTTCCTCATGAATTATCGCATCAAGTTTATTTTAATCAGAATAGGTTTAATGATATTACCGCACTTAAAAGCATTATCGACGAAGGGCTAGCTGTATACGTTAACCAGGTTTACTGGGAAAATAAATATTCACTTGCTGAAAATTTAGGATATTCTGAGAATGAACTGAAAAAATGTATTGAAAATGAAAATTTAATTAACGAGTTCTTTGATATTAATAAATTTTCTACAGATAAAGAAATAATTAATCAGTTCAGAAGCAGAAATTTTTCAATTTTACCTGAAAAATTACCTGGAGCGATAGGATACTACATTGGGTACAATATTGTTAAAAATTATGTTAGAAAAAATGGTAAAGATTCATGGAAAAGAATATATACAGAATCACCATTATCAGTTTATAACGCAAGTCTCTAA
- a CDS encoding aldo/keto reductase, with product MQKRKLGNSGLEVSTLGFGCMGLNFLDGKGLDKKDAITLLHNAVERGITFFDTAEAYGPFTNEELVGEALQPYRKDVVIATKFGCKDARPAVGLDSRPETIRAVTEASLKRLKTDYIDLLYQHRVDPNVPVEDVAGTVKDLIQEGKVKYFGLSEASAKTIRKAHSVQPVSALQSEYSLFWREPENEILPTLEELGIGFVPFSPLGKGFLTGIINKKLEDIDRRNIIPRFSEENIKANLVLVDALSEIAQQKNITTGQLALAWLLAQKPWIAPIPGTTKLHRLEENIGSTTIVLTADELAGISSTVNAITLVGDRYPEFLEKQIDK from the coding sequence ATGCAAAAAAGAAAATTAGGCAATAGCGGATTGGAAGTTTCGACATTGGGATTTGGCTGTATGGGTTTGAACTTTTTGGATGGCAAAGGTCTTGATAAGAAAGATGCCATTACTCTTCTACACAATGCGGTTGAAAGAGGAATCACGTTTTTCGATACCGCTGAAGCTTACGGACCTTTTACCAATGAAGAATTGGTTGGAGAGGCACTACAGCCTTATAGAAAAGATGTAGTGATTGCTACAAAATTTGGTTGTAAAGATGCAAGACCGGCAGTAGGTTTAGACAGCAGACCCGAAACGATCAGGGCAGTAACTGAAGCCTCTTTAAAAAGATTAAAAACAGATTATATTGATTTGTTATATCAGCACAGGGTTGATCCCAATGTTCCGGTAGAAGATGTTGCAGGAACAGTGAAAGACCTGATACAAGAAGGCAAAGTAAAATATTTCGGTTTATCGGAAGCTAGTGCTAAAACAATTCGAAAGGCACATTCAGTTCAACCCGTATCAGCATTGCAAAGCGAATACTCCTTATTTTGGCGTGAGCCGGAAAATGAGATCCTCCCAACGCTGGAAGAATTGGGAATTGGTTTTGTACCGTTCAGTCCTTTGGGAAAAGGTTTTCTCACGGGTATCATCAACAAAAAATTAGAGGACATCGATCGTAGGAATATTATTCCTCGTTTCAGCGAAGAAAATATTAAGGCCAATCTGGTTTTAGTGGATGCACTTTCAGAAATTGCTCAACAAAAAAATATTACGACCGGACAGTTGGCTTTAGCCTGGTTATTAGCTCAAAAGCCGTGGATAGCTCCAATTCCCGGGACTACAAAATTACATCGTTTGGAAGAAAACATTGGCAGTACAACTATTGTATTAACAGCCGATGAACTTGCGGGAATTAGCTCAACGGTGAATGCAATTACGCTTGTAGGTGACCGCTATCCTGAATTTTTAGAAAAACAAATCGACAAGTAA
- a CDS encoding peptidoglycan-binding protein LysM, with the protein MIKQIAIAALTIGAFILGTNNVQAQNTTATTTVSITLNDVISIDAGSTAITGAVAFNYATAADYNSEKTVAQANALKVTSTKNFNVKVKAGGASFVNGTSLIPVDVLTIKAAAASGTMGGTKSAVVLSATDQTLVTNAPLGSALTLNLDYTIPATKSSSSDILGKPAGTYTQTVTYTATAL; encoded by the coding sequence ATGATAAAACAAATCGCCATCGCAGCCTTAACTATCGGAGCATTCATCTTAGGAACTAACAATGTTCAGGCTCAGAATACCACCGCCACCACTACGGTAAGCATCACTCTGAATGATGTCATCTCTATCGATGCGGGAAGTACGGCCATTACCGGTGCTGTTGCCTTCAACTATGCTACTGCTGCGGATTATAATTCGGAAAAGACAGTAGCCCAGGCCAACGCCCTGAAAGTGACTTCAACCAAAAACTTTAATGTAAAAGTAAAAGCAGGCGGTGCGAGCTTCGTGAACGGAACCAGCCTGATCCCGGTAGATGTTTTAACCATCAAAGCTGCCGCAGCTTCAGGAACTATGGGAGGAACAAAAAGTGCTGTGGTTTTATCGGCAACGGATCAGACTTTAGTGACCAATGCTCCGCTTGGAAGCGCCTTGACTCTGAATCTGGACTACACCATTCCTGCCACAAAATCATCTTCTTCGGATATTTTAGGGAAACCGGCCGGAACGTACACGCAAACGGTAACGTATACTGCGACTGCTTTATAA
- a CDS encoding lipopolysaccharide kinase InaA family protein, with amino-acid sequence MKVFFANEFSRYNEEIILTIRNFKNGGTMIGDGHRNVIKVFKISDRLINFKSFKQHNIINRHVYKFYRKSKARRSFEYALFLLDKKFYTPTPIAYIENHDFIGLTSSYYISEQLENSLMLNEILNNKDFPDREEIIKGYAALMYNLHENGIEFIDNSAGNFLIRKEEGTYRFYIVDLNRMNFYDHIEINKRLKNFARFTLDNEIMNIISKEYALLSGLSAEYCLKKISDASNKLLFKRKVKKVLKFYKYIIRI; translated from the coding sequence ATGAAGGTATTTTTTGCAAATGAATTTTCTCGGTATAATGAAGAAATTATTCTTACAATAAGAAATTTTAAGAATGGCGGAACCATGATAGGTGACGGTCACAGGAATGTAATTAAAGTTTTTAAAATTAGTGACCGTTTAATTAACTTTAAATCCTTCAAACAGCATAATATAATCAACAGACATGTTTATAAATTTTATAGAAAATCTAAGGCAAGAAGGTCTTTTGAGTACGCATTATTTCTGTTAGATAAAAAATTTTATACTCCAACCCCGATAGCCTACATCGAAAATCATGATTTTATCGGTCTGACGTCGAGTTACTATATAAGTGAACAACTTGAAAATTCCTTGATGTTGAACGAAATTCTTAACAATAAGGATTTTCCTGACAGAGAAGAAATTATTAAAGGATATGCAGCACTCATGTATAATTTACATGAAAACGGTATTGAGTTTATCGATAATTCTGCAGGAAACTTTTTAATAAGAAAAGAGGAAGGGACCTATCGTTTTTATATTGTTGATTTAAACAGAATGAATTTTTATGATCATATTGAAATAAATAAAAGGCTTAAAAATTTCGCAAGGTTCACACTTGATAATGAAATTATGAATATAATAAGCAAGGAATATGCATTGTTATCAGGATTATCAGCAGAATATTGTCTAAAGAAAATAAGTGATGCATCAAATAAACTGCTTTTTAAAAGGAAGGTAAAAAAAGTTTTAAAATTTTATAAATACATTATCAGGATTTAA
- a CDS encoding GLPGLI family protein, whose amino-acid sequence MLFCFFIGSFFHAQTHRYIYELQLKMDSTEEEHQKFYMLLDINKDETKFYGRNLLTADSLNKKFGNLDHKHVDMTGQVIKRKKGSFNNENFINIKFGYYSYKTTDIINWKIENDIKKYNDFNLQKATADFGGRHWIAWFNKDIPFSEGPYKFHGLPGLIFEIQDDKNNYIYKLVINQNYSENFTTDDFLESNFGNKAVVITEQQKRKLLLDFYNDPFSFERANFLNSPDLNINIGGKQISNIEELNTQVKSLQEIIRKYNNPVEVNKAINYK is encoded by the coding sequence ATGTTATTTTGCTTTTTTATCGGAAGTTTTTTCCATGCCCAAACGCATCGGTATATTTATGAATTACAATTAAAAATGGATTCGACCGAAGAAGAGCATCAAAAGTTCTATATGCTATTGGATATTAATAAAGACGAAACCAAATTTTATGGAAGAAATCTTTTAACCGCAGATTCTTTAAATAAAAAATTCGGTAATCTCGATCATAAGCATGTTGACATGACAGGACAGGTTATCAAGAGAAAAAAAGGTTCCTTTAATAATGAAAATTTTATCAATATCAAATTTGGTTATTATTCTTATAAAACTACCGATATCATTAATTGGAAAATTGAAAATGATATAAAAAAATATAATGATTTTAATCTTCAAAAAGCTACAGCCGACTTTGGTGGACGGCATTGGATCGCCTGGTTCAATAAAGATATTCCTTTTAGTGAAGGACCTTATAAGTTTCATGGCTTGCCTGGTTTAATTTTTGAAATTCAGGATGATAAAAATAATTATATATATAAGCTTGTTATAAATCAAAACTATTCAGAAAATTTTACAACAGATGATTTTTTGGAATCAAATTTTGGAAACAAAGCCGTTGTTATCACTGAACAACAAAAGAGAAAATTACTTTTGGATTTTTATAATGATCCTTTTTCTTTTGAAAGAGCAAATTTCTTAAATAGCCCTGATCTGAATATTAATATCGGAGGAAAGCAAATCAGCAATATCGAGGAACTAAATACGCAGGTAAAGAGTCTGCAGGAAATTATAAGGAAATATAATAATCCCGTGGAAGTTAATAAAGCTATAAATTACAAGTAA
- a CDS encoding peptidoglycan-binding protein LysM: MIKQIAIAALTIGAFILGTNNVQAQNTTATTTVSITLNDVISIDAGSTAITGAVAFNYVTAADYNSEKTVAQANALKVTSTKNFNVKVKAGGASFVNGTNLIPVDVLTIKASAAAGTMGGTKSAVVLSATDQTLVTNAPLGSALTLNLDYTIPAAKSSSSDILGKPAGTYTQTVTYTATAL; encoded by the coding sequence ATGATAAAACAAATCGCCATCGCAGCCTTAACTATCGGAGCATTCATACTGGGAACTAATAATGTTCAAGCTCAGAATACTACCGCAACCACTACGGTAAGCATCACGCTGAATGATGTCATCTCTATCGATGCGGGAAGTACTGCCATTACCGGTGCTGTTGCCTTTAACTATGTTACTGCTGCGGATTATAACTCGGAAAAGACAGTAGCCCAGGCCAACGCCCTGAAAGTAACCTCAACAAAGAACTTTAATGTAAAGGTAAAAGCAGGCGGTGCGAGCTTCGTGAACGGAACCAATCTGATCCCGGTAGATGTGTTGACCATCAAGGCTTCAGCAGCTGCAGGAACCATGGGTGGAACAAAAAGCGCAGTTGTTTTATCGGCAACGGATCAGACTTTAGTGACCAATGCTCCGCTTGGAAGCGCCTTGACCCTGAATCTGGACTACACTATTCCTGCCGCAAAATCATCTTCTTCGGATATTTTAGGGAAACCGGCCGGAACGTACACGCAAACGGTAACGTATACTGCGACTGCTTTATAA
- a CDS encoding glycoside hydrolase family protein — protein sequence MSFTGIKWKNGITEAQAERLLYDDVMAKTKLLENGLGDSKTKGIKVKLLQREYDGLLMAIFNGGYGETLENTINKGVEKLTKEEIFKAFLTRRFSNGNEERSLIKRRAMEADIFVNDDWSPFPSKKYSDYNEYITAFQGFLKTGILPVFIMLFLLLSCDSKKESAKTFNKPQVQNNSKDSIALSDSCKASLSRIKKFDNGAGSDEDVIKNFGIEEESWKKEIGNIYQKLHNKIKSTDTENLSAFEKYHSDWENYVNQKKSFRRSFLTHYIYTKEWIFYIYLQLENEYKNKLIEYYELYEFNQKP from the coding sequence ATGAGCTTTACTGGGATAAAATGGAAAAATGGCATTACGGAGGCTCAGGCAGAAAGGCTTTTATATGATGATGTTATGGCAAAAACTAAATTGCTGGAAAATGGACTTGGAGATTCAAAGACAAAAGGTATTAAAGTTAAGCTTTTGCAAAGAGAATACGATGGATTATTAATGGCAATTTTCAATGGTGGTTATGGTGAAACATTAGAAAATACAATTAATAAAGGAGTGGAAAAATTAACAAAAGAAGAGATTTTTAAAGCTTTCTTGACCCGAAGATTTTCAAACGGGAATGAGGAGAGAAGCTTGATTAAGCGTAGAGCTATGGAGGCTGATATTTTTGTAAACGATGATTGGTCGCCATTTCCAAGCAAAAAATATTCTGATTATAATGAGTATATTACTGCTTTTCAAGGCTTCCTTAAAACAGGAATATTACCTGTTTTTATAATGCTTTTTCTACTATTGAGTTGTGATTCTAAAAAAGAATCTGCAAAAACATTTAATAAGCCACAAGTCCAAAATAATTCTAAAGATTCTATTGCTCTATCAGATTCTTGTAAAGCTTCATTAAGTAGAATAAAAAAATTTGATAATGGAGCAGGCAGTGATGAAGATGTAATTAAAAATTTTGGAATTGAAGAAGAGTCATGGAAAAAAGAGATTGGTAATATTTATCAAAAACTTCATAACAAAATAAAAAGCACAGACACTGAAAATTTATCTGCTTTTGAAAAGTATCATTCAGATTGGGAAAATTACGTGAATCAAAAAAAATCTTTTAGACGTTCATTCCTTACCCATTATATATATACAAAAGAATGGATTTTTTACATTTATCTACAATTAGAAAATGAATATAAAAATAAATTAATTGAGTATTATGAATTATATGAATTTAACCAAAAGCCTTAA
- a CDS encoding glycosyltransferase family 9 protein, protein MKISKKDINAIRRSVMQRLTKNVGKSQPVTGNKKDLIVRKVLITRPNHRLGNLLIITPLLCEVHSLFPDSKIDLFVKGNIAPSIFKNYTYIDRIIQLPKKPFSNLFQYLKGWALLKTRKYDLVINSATGSSSGRLSTLFARSQHKVFGDFNEELNVKYSDYRHLAKNSIYNLRDYLSKLGFNEITTTIPDLYLNLEQSEILAGKDKLKNLVQNSRDTICLFTNATGEKCYSQEWWEEFYDKLKKNFSEYNIIELLPVENISKLNFTIPHFYSRDIREMSGFLKNVTLFIAADNGVMHLASATGIPTIGLFSVSAEEEYAPYNGKSCSVNTNHTDTDKMMQLIHMILEKR, encoded by the coding sequence ATGAAAATTTCTAAAAAAGATATTAATGCCATTAGAAGGTCTGTAATGCAACGTCTTACAAAAAATGTCGGGAAATCACAGCCGGTAACAGGCAATAAAAAAGATTTGATTGTAAGAAAAGTATTGATTACCAGACCTAACCACCGCTTAGGAAATCTATTAATTATTACACCTTTACTTTGTGAGGTTCATTCTCTTTTTCCGGATAGTAAAATTGATCTTTTTGTAAAAGGTAATATAGCACCTTCTATTTTTAAAAACTACACTTATATAGATAGGATTATCCAACTTCCTAAAAAACCTTTCAGTAACTTATTTCAATATTTAAAGGGTTGGGCTTTATTAAAAACCAGAAAATATGATCTTGTTATTAACTCAGCAACAGGATCTTCGTCAGGAAGATTATCAACATTGTTCGCACGCTCCCAACATAAAGTTTTTGGTGATTTTAATGAAGAATTAAATGTGAAATATTCTGACTACAGGCATTTAGCCAAAAATTCGATATATAATCTGAGAGATTATTTATCAAAACTGGGGTTTAACGAAATTACAACAACGATTCCTGACTTATATTTAAATTTGGAGCAAAGTGAGATCTTGGCTGGAAAGGATAAATTAAAGAATTTGGTCCAAAACAGCAGAGATACAATTTGTCTTTTTACTAATGCTACAGGTGAAAAGTGCTATTCTCAAGAATGGTGGGAAGAGTTTTATGATAAGTTAAAAAAGAATTTTTCTGAATATAATATTATTGAGCTCTTACCTGTGGAAAATATATCAAAACTTAATTTTACAATTCCTCATTTTTACAGCCGGGATATTCGTGAAATGAGCGGTTTTCTTAAAAATGTCACTCTTTTCATCGCAGCCGATAATGGGGTGATGCACTTAGCAAGTGCAACCGGAATTCCTACAATTGGGTTATTTTCTGTGAGTGCTGAAGAAGAGTACGCACCATATAATGGAAAGAGTTGTTCCGTAAATACCAATCATACTGATACTGATAAAATGATGCAGTTAATTCACATGATTCTAGAAAAGAGATAA
- a CDS encoding helix-turn-helix domain-containing protein, whose translation MGQQSNINNINSISQLVRVLGFPAPSHPLITLVDYNNVSLGMFPKGQKVSLDFYKISFKPTFKGQIKYGQGFYDFEEGGLAFLKPKQIVFPPEELESYEGIALYFHPDFIRNYSLGKTINQYGFFSYDVSEALFLSAKEKEIIANLFAIIANELANTIDHFSQDILVSQVELLLNYSNRFYNRQFITRKAVNHDIIASLESLLNRYFQEENGLRNGLPSVKYVSTELKFSQRYLSDMLRSFTGLNTQQYIQNAIIEKAKEKLSTTNLSISEIAFELGFEHPQSFSKLFKSKTNVSPLEFRYLFH comes from the coding sequence ATGGGACAACAATCTAATATCAATAATATTAACAGTATATCGCAATTGGTTCGTGTGCTGGGATTTCCCGCGCCTTCGCACCCATTGATCACCTTGGTGGATTACAATAATGTTTCGCTTGGCATGTTTCCAAAAGGCCAAAAGGTTAGCCTTGATTTTTACAAAATTTCCTTTAAGCCTACTTTTAAAGGACAGATCAAATACGGACAGGGCTTTTACGATTTTGAAGAAGGCGGATTGGCGTTCCTGAAACCAAAACAAATCGTCTTTCCACCGGAAGAACTGGAAAGTTATGAAGGAATTGCTTTGTATTTCCATCCGGATTTCATCCGAAATTATTCGTTGGGAAAGACAATCAATCAATATGGATTTTTCTCTTATGATGTTTCAGAAGCCTTGTTTTTATCGGCAAAAGAAAAAGAGATTATTGCTAATTTATTTGCTATAATAGCTAATGAATTAGCCAATACCATTGACCATTTCAGCCAAGATATTTTGGTATCGCAGGTAGAATTATTATTAAATTACAGCAACCGTTTTTACAACAGGCAGTTTATTACGAGAAAAGCAGTTAATCACGACATCATTGCTTCTCTGGAAAGCCTTTTAAATAGATATTTCCAAGAAGAAAACGGCCTGAGAAACGGCTTGCCATCCGTAAAATATGTCAGTACTGAATTAAAGTTCTCCCAACGCTATTTGAGTGATATGCTGCGCTCATTTACAGGACTAAATACACAACAATACATTCAAAATGCAATCATCGAAAAAGCTAAGGAAAAATTATCCACGACAAACCTTTCCATAAGTGAAATTGCATTCGAGTTGGGCTTTGAGCATCCTCAGTCCTTCAGCAAGCTGTTCAAGAGCAAGACAAACGTTTCCCCTTTAGAATTTAGATATTTATTTCATTAA
- a CDS encoding XAC2610-related protein, with the protein MKILSFLSLFILFLNCKEKQHKNVNDKPVQATNTLHKQLSNKSYKFDLFYIKDPSKPDIIKCEKIVITDVGGKKIQEIKIDTIQMYEKNIFFSIDNDVNFDGQNDISLLNYEGNYNSSFSFWLFDKSNNHFKHYKDLDNIYNPTFLDAKKEICSKWHSGLSEFYLEKYFWDKDLLILKEKYEETWSPSDVTGHFKVSKFENGKWNISEKNIRKGFWKIWSINKNCNIVYDSYELI; encoded by the coding sequence ATGAAAATATTATCTTTTTTATCTTTATTCATATTGTTTTTAAATTGTAAAGAAAAACAACATAAAAATGTAAATGATAAGCCTGTCCAGGCAACCAATACTTTGCATAAGCAGTTATCAAACAAATCATATAAATTTGATCTATTTTATATTAAAGACCCTTCAAAGCCTGATATTATTAAATGTGAAAAAATTGTCATTACTGATGTTGGAGGAAAAAAAATTCAGGAAATAAAAATTGACACAATACAGATGTATGAAAAAAATATTTTTTTTTCTATAGATAATGATGTTAATTTTGATGGGCAAAATGATATTAGTTTATTAAACTACGAAGGAAATTATAATAGTTCTTTTTCTTTTTGGTTATTTGATAAGAGTAACAATCATTTTAAACACTATAAAGATTTAGATAACATATATAACCCTACATTTTTAGATGCTAAAAAAGAAATATGTTCAAAATGGCATAGTGGATTATCAGAATTTTATTTGGAAAAGTATTTTTGGGACAAAGATCTTTTAATTTTAAAAGAAAAATATGAGGAAACTTGGTCTCCGTCAGACGTAACAGGGCATTTCAAAGTTTCAAAATTTGAAAATGGTAAATGGAATATTTCTGAGAAAAATATTCGGAAAGGATTCTGGAAAATATGGAGTATAAATAAAAATTGTAATATCGTTTACGATAGTTATGAATTGATATAA
- a CDS encoding phosphatase PAP2 family protein, with product MKSTLEYLNRIDTELFLVINEKHNAFFDTIMFWASDKLFWFPFYAILLIFLIRLYKKFTIYILLAIAATITLCDQTASGLLKNLIKRLRPSHEPALVPFIHLSDAGPGGNYGFVSSHSANAFGLVTFLFFLLPARYNWLKIILLFWALLVSYSRIYNGVHYPFDILGGAFVGILAGCLIWIIFKSIFKTKTFNNKEESS from the coding sequence ATGAAATCAACTCTTGAATACTTGAATCGCATTGATACAGAATTATTTCTGGTGATTAATGAAAAACATAATGCTTTCTTTGATACCATAATGTTTTGGGCAAGTGATAAATTGTTTTGGTTTCCATTTTATGCGATATTATTAATCTTTTTAATTAGACTATATAAAAAATTTACAATTTATATTCTGCTGGCAATTGCGGCTACCATAACTTTGTGTGACCAAACAGCCTCGGGGCTTCTGAAAAATTTGATTAAGCGGTTGCGGCCTTCTCATGAACCTGCCTTGGTTCCATTTATCCACTTAAGCGATGCTGGGCCAGGTGGAAATTATGGTTTTGTATCATCTCATAGTGCCAATGCATTTGGACTTGTCACATTTCTTTTCTTCTTACTACCCGCAAGGTATAATTGGCTCAAAATTATTTTACTTTTTTGGGCTTTGCTAGTTTCTTACAGTAGAATCTACAATGGTGTGCATTATCCATTTGATATCCTTGGTGGCGCGTTTGTAGGTATTCTTGCAGGCTGTCTTATCTGGATCATATTTAAATCTATATTTAAAACTAAAACTTTTAATAATAAAGAGGAAAGTAGTTAA
- a CDS encoding peptidoglycan-binding protein LysM: MIKQIAIAALTIGAFILGTNNVQAQNTTATTTVSITLNDVISIDAGSTAITGAVAFNYATAADYNSEKTVAQANALKVTSTKNFNVKVKAGGASFVNGTNLIPVDVLTIKAAAASGTMGGTKSAVVLSATDQTLVANAPLGSALTLNLDYTIPATKSSSSDILGKPAGTYTQTVTYTATAL; the protein is encoded by the coding sequence ATGATAAAACAAATCGCCATCGCAGCCTTAACTATCGGAGCATTCATACTGGGAACTAATAATGTTCAGGCTCAGAATACTACCGCAACCACTACGGTAAGCATCACCCTGAATGATGTCATTTCTATCGATGCGGGAAGTACGGCCATTACCGGTGCTGTTGCCTTCAACTATGCTACTGCTGCGGATTATAATTCGGAAAAGACAGTAGCCCAGGCCAACGCCCTGAAAGTGACTTCAACCAAAAACTTTAATGTAAAAGTAAAAGCAGGCGGTGCGAGCTTCGTGAACGGAACCAACCTGATCCCGGTAGATGTTTTAACCATCAAAGCTGCCGCAGCTTCAGGAACTATGGGAGGAACAAAAAGTGCAGTTGTTTTATCGGCAACAGATCAGACTTTAGTGGCCAATGCTCCTCTTGGAAGCGCCTTGACTCTGAATCTGGACTACACCATTCCTGCCACAAAATCATCTTCTTCTGATATTTTAGGGAAACCGGCCGGAACGTATACGCAAACCGTGACGTATACCGCGACTGCTTTATAA
- a CDS encoding peptidoglycan-binding protein LysM codes for MKKQIVIAALSIGAIALGTHWVPAQNSEQVSTSVNIILADVIAMDAGSAALAGNVDFNYGNTKDYNSSKSVTVPNSLVIISSKNFDVKVKSEGANFVSGANVIPVDILKVKATPGGNLTGTLNEVTLSTNDQVLVSNAGLGAKQSLNIAYSISAEKASTVLLGKPQGTYTQTVTYTATAL; via the coding sequence ATGAAAAAACAAATTGTTATCGCTGCGCTCTCTATAGGAGCCATCGCTTTGGGAACCCACTGGGTTCCGGCACAAAATTCTGAGCAAGTGAGTACATCCGTAAATATTATTTTAGCCGATGTGATTGCAATGGACGCAGGTTCTGCCGCTTTAGCAGGCAATGTAGATTTTAATTATGGAAATACGAAGGATTATAATTCATCAAAAAGTGTGACTGTTCCCAACAGCTTAGTCATCATTTCCTCTAAAAACTTCGATGTAAAAGTAAAATCAGAAGGCGCAAACTTTGTAAGCGGCGCGAACGTAATTCCGGTTGATATATTAAAGGTGAAAGCAACACCGGGCGGAAATTTAACAGGAACTCTGAATGAGGTCACTTTATCGACCAACGACCAGGTGCTGGTGAGTAATGCAGGCTTAGGTGCCAAACAATCTTTAAATATTGCCTATTCTATTTCAGCAGAAAAAGCATCGACGGTACTGCTCGGGAAACCTCAGGGAACCTATACGCAAACCGTAACGTATACCGCGACTGCTTTATAA